From a single Leishmania braziliensis MHOM/BR/75/M2904 complete genome, chromosome 28 genomic region:
- a CDS encoding 40S ribosomal protein S14, whose amino-acid sequence MSKKQEVKEYGPNVKKGELVYGVVHIFASFNDTFVHVTDMSGRETYVKVTGGMKVKADRDESSPYAAMMAAQDVVARCKECGINALHVKMRAVGGVRTKSPGPGAQAALRALARAGMKIGRIEDVTPIPTDSTRRKGSRRGRRL is encoded by the coding sequence ATGTCCAAGAAACAGGAAGTTAAGGAGTACGGCCCGAACGTGAAGAAGGGCGAACTTGTTTACGGCGTCGTGCACATCTTCGCTTCCTTCAATGACACGTTCGTGCACGTGACGGACATGTCAGGCCGCGAAACGTACGTGAAGGTCACAGGTGGTATGAAGGTGAAGGCCGATCGCGATGAGTCTTCTCCCTACGCTGCCATGATGGCCGCCCAGGACGTCGTGGCCCGCTGCAAGGAGTGCGGCATCAATGCCCTGCACGTCAAGATGCGCGCCGTCGGTGGAGTGCGCACCAAGTCCCCTGGCCCTGGCGCCCAGGCCGCCCTCCGCGCACTCGCCCGTGCTGGCATGAAGATTGGCCGCATCGAGGATGTCACCCCGATTCCGACCGACTCCACCCGCCGCAAGGGCTCCCGCCGTGGTCGTCGTCTGTAA
- a CDS encoding oxidoreductase-like protein, giving the protein MADHRKQPRQNMVEDETAAEALVEGEEEVPLCQHNEYDVTLSLEDREAKWGFSLSELQSAVKVVRVLFYNPDLYVGDPYLSDSRLYTMITRDRKTKRENRNTFKAIMSEEKSRRKRYLRQQDIEAVRRTAMKRERDEALSALLLTGSEEAGNRVAPLLLVERPKVSELTGSEHGDDGLKDEAAGAASAANGNVEFHAGNVSLSAAEKEVLRLVGAFENLLRLEQALRGEPVEGYEGVSAAPAATAANSSTAPSSSVAYPPVTGGEGDPFAPSTSSCTSVKKSRREAEASTTAPTAELDWLVITQLTAQVYRYLPHSYGSQMPPPFFDGAVPADAVNSPLEVRSYVRGVKCDVARRAAALVHLAGEMTPHNLLATTGGTEPVSLCSLFASTHRDIIVRTPLAELQSIDGLRSLMEGDQPSTASSQVMAVVDVPLDDLLRALELVLLEGASDKRFCPVPAAAEGDSEPEKERARTQQLCVAEQTLHCFIARRLYGSAKVRGCGPSPVLIQRNPPTSSSEEPDGYCIYDDVQRYAVELPEDDTQLKLSKFIGCHICKVRYNRLHPYYYSMCHLCGEYNYNKRLMARDLRGRTVLLTGCRIKIGYAMALSLLRCGATVLGTTRFIHEAVARFQQEVDYRLWKDRLHLFSLDLRDMWVVTQFCAFVRQKYRKLFAIINNAAQTIARTPQYTEHLRNIELNPPAALQTSIQNDACAAEWHNFFCHHTTVTVGQPLSIEYHPSLKPFLDTDQAARHEDAGAKRSNNSAGPQPGIAASEMPLLVDNNVAALHVACDRTLIFDRYDTQAEESDHREKNSWVMNLAEVQGSEAAEVMAINALSPFILNGRLKVCLTDHQGDAVPNEPRFIINVSAMEGQFYRFKQTTHPHTNMAKAALNMMTRTSGDDYAAAGIYMNSVDTGWITDESPKLKKDRRTEQFMLCPLDEVDAAARCLDLIFTNSRVYGMFYKDFKEIVW; this is encoded by the coding sequence ATGGCAGATCACAGGAAACAACCGCGTCAAAACATGGTGGAGGACGAGACAGCGGCCGAGGCGCtagtggagggggaggaggaggtacCGCTGTGCCAGCACAATGAATACGACGTGACGCTGTCCCTAGAAGATCGCGAAGCGAAGTGGGGCTTCTCCTTAAGCGAGCTGCAATCCGCCGTGAAGGTTGTTCGGGTGCTGTTCTACAATCCTGACCTCTACGTTGGCGACCCCTACCTCTCTGACAGCCGCCTCTACACAATGATCACCCGTGACCGGAAGACGAAACGCGAGAACCGCAACACTTTCAAGGCTATCATGAGTGAAGAGAAGAGTCGTCGCAAGCGCTACCTGCGCCAGCAAGATATCGAGGCGGTACGCCGCACTGCTATGAAGCGTGAACGCGACGAGGCGCTGAgcgcgctgcttctcacGGGCAGCGAAGAGGCCGGTAACCGTGTAGCACCGCTCCTGCTCGTTGAGCGGCCAAAAGTGTCCGAGCTAACCGGGAGTGAGCACGGTGATGACGGCTTGAAGGATGAAGCTGCAGGCGCCGCTTCTGCAGCTAATGGCAATGTGGAATTTCATGCGGGCAATGTGAGCCTTTCTGCAGCGGAGAAGGAAGTGCTGCGGCTTGTCGGTGCCTTTGAGAACCTTCTGCGCCTAGAGCAAGCCCTACGCGGAGAACCGGTGGAGGGCTACGAAGGCGtcagcgcagcaccagcagccacTGCGGCGAATTCTTCCACTGCGCCGTCATCATCAGTGGCGTACCCACCCGTCACCGGCGGAGAGGGCGACCCGTTTGCGCCTAGCACGTCCTCCTGCACCAGTGTAAAGAAATCGAgaagggaggcagaggcgtcCACAACTGCCCCCACCGCAGAGCTGGACTGGCTCGTGATCACGCAGCTCACCGCACAGGTGTACCGCTATCTCCCGCACTCGTACGGCTCCCAGATGCCGCCACCCTTCTTTGACGGCGCCGTGCCGGCAGACGCCGTCAACTCCCCTCTTGAGGTGCGCAGCTACGTTCGCGGCGTGAAATGTGATGTGGCGCggcgtgcggcggcgctggtgcacctCGCGGGTGAGATGACACCGCATAATTTGCTGGCTACCACCGGAGGCACCGAGCCTGTGTCGCTTTGCTCTCTGTTTGCCTCGACGCACCGCGATATCATTGTGCGCACCCCTCTTGCCGAGCTGCAGTCCATTGATGGTCTTCGTTCGTTGATGGAGGGTGACCAGCCCAGCACAGCGTCCTCGCAGGTGATGGCTGTGGTCGACGTGCCGCTGGACGACCTGCTACGGGCGCTcgagctggtgctgctggaagGGGCTAGTGACAAGCGGTTCTGCCCAGTTCCCGCGGCCGCTGAGGGAGACTCAGAGCCGGAgaaagagcgcgcgcgcacgcagcagcttTGCGTCGCCGAGCAGACGCTGCACTGCTTCATCGCACGTCGCTTGTACGGCTCTGCCAAGGTGCGCGGCTGCGGCCCCTCGCCGGTACTGATTCAGCGAAATCCTcctacctcctcctctgagGAGCCGGACGGGTACTGCATCTACGACGATGTGCAGCGCTACGCTGTGGAGCTGCCCGAGGATGACACGCAATTGAAGCTGAGCAAGTTCATTGGATGCCACATCTGCAAAGTGCGCTACAACCGCCTCCACCCGTACTACTACAGCATGTGCCACCTCTGCGGCGAGTACAACTACAACAAGCGCCTCATGGCGCGCGACTTGCGCGGAAGAACGGTGCTCCTCACGGGGTGCCGCATCAAGATCGGGTACGCAATGGCGCTCTCGCTGCTTCGCTGCGGTGCCACGGTGCTCGGCACTACGCGCTTCATCCACGAGGCAGTGGCACGCTTTCAGCAGGAGGTTGACTACAGGCTATGGAAAGACCGCCTGCACCTTTTCTCACTCGATCTGCGCGACATGTGGGTCGTCACGCAGTTCTGCGCGTTTGTGCGGCAGAAGTACAGGAAACTGTTCGCCATCATCAACAACGCAGCGCAGACGATTGCGCGGACGCCGCAGTACACGGAGCACCTTCGCAACATTGAACTGAACCCGCCGGCTGCTCTGCAAACCAGCATCCAGAACGATGCGTGCGCCGCTGAGTGGCACAATTTTTTCTGCCATCACACAACCGTCACGGTGGGGCAGCCGCTATCGATTGAGTACCACCCGAGCCTGAAGCCCTTTCTCGACACGGATCAAGCTGCTCGCCACGAGGATGCGGGTGCGAAAAGAAGCAATAATAGCGCAGGACCGCAGCCTGGCATCGCCGCGAGCGAGATGCCACTGTTGGTGGACAACAACGTGGCGGCCTTGCATGTGGCGTGCGACCGTACCCTTATCTTTGACCGCTACGACACGCaagcggaggagagcgacCACCGTGAGAAGAACTCGTGGGTGATGAACCTCGCTGAGGTGCAGGGTAGCGAGGCGGCCGAGGTGATGGCCATCaacgccctctccccttttatTCTCAATGGTCGCCTCAAGGTGTGCCTGACAGACCACCAGGGCGATGCCGTGCCGAACGAGCCACGCTTCATAATCAACGTCTCGGCGATGGAGGGACAGTTTTACCGATTCAAGCAGACgacgcacccgcacacaaATATGGCCAAGGCGGCGCTGAACATGATGACGCGCACGAGCGGCGATGACTACGCAGCGGCCGGAATCTACATGAACTCGGTAGACACCGGTTGGATTACGGATGAGTCTCCAAAGCTGAAGAAGGATCGACGGACAGAGCAATTTATGCTGTGCCCGCTCGACGAGGTGGATGCGGCGGCACGATGCCTGGACCTCATCTTCACAAACAGCCGTGTGTATGGCATGTTCTACAAGGACTTCAAGGAGATTGTATGGTAG